In the genome of Blastopirellula marina, one region contains:
- a CDS encoding acetylxylan esterase — protein sequence MLHAQQEQVIYDEADIPKFTLPDPLVAADGTKIDSAQAWNEIRRPELMELFEQEVYGKAPPAPEKIAFKVTESSDDALGGKARRRQVAIQLTDDPKGPVMNLLIYLPKTDQPVPTFMTLNFFGNASIENDPAIQLPQSWLRNSSDKGVDDHKATEKLRGASSSRWPVEMIVENGYGLATAYYGDIDPDFDDKFQNGIHPYFYKEGQKTPQPDQWGSIAAWAWGMSRGLDYLEEDKEVDGSKVIAMGHSRLGKTALWAGASDPRFAAVISNNSGCGGAALSRRRFGESVKRINTSFPHWFCDNFVKYNHNEDACPVDQHELIALIAPRPCLVCSAEEDRWADPHGEFLSAHYASPVYELLGVEGLTAEEMPKVDEPVLSRLGYVIRPGKHDVLVSDWQRYMQFADAHVMGKGK from the coding sequence ATGCTTCACGCACAGCAAGAACAAGTCATTTACGACGAAGCGGACATCCCGAAGTTCACCTTGCCTGATCCCTTGGTTGCGGCAGACGGAACGAAGATCGACTCTGCCCAAGCCTGGAACGAAATTCGCCGGCCTGAGTTGATGGAGCTTTTCGAGCAAGAGGTCTACGGCAAAGCCCCACCGGCTCCGGAAAAGATCGCCTTTAAGGTTACGGAATCCTCCGACGATGCCCTTGGTGGCAAGGCTCGACGGCGACAAGTCGCAATTCAGCTGACCGATGATCCCAAGGGACCGGTCATGAATCTTCTGATTTACCTTCCAAAGACCGATCAGCCCGTTCCAACGTTCATGACACTAAATTTCTTCGGCAATGCGTCGATCGAAAACGACCCCGCAATTCAGCTGCCGCAAAGCTGGTTGCGAAATAGCTCGGACAAGGGTGTCGACGATCATAAGGCGACCGAGAAACTTCGTGGCGCGAGCAGTTCGCGTTGGCCGGTCGAGATGATTGTGGAAAATGGTTACGGTCTGGCGACCGCTTACTATGGCGACATCGACCCAGACTTCGACGACAAGTTCCAGAACGGAATCCATCCTTACTTCTACAAAGAAGGACAGAAAACTCCGCAGCCCGATCAGTGGGGAAGCATCGCTGCATGGGCCTGGGGAATGAGTCGCGGCTTGGATTATCTGGAAGAAGATAAGGAAGTCGATGGCTCGAAAGTGATTGCGATGGGACATTCCCGTCTGGGCAAAACGGCCCTATGGGCAGGAGCTTCAGATCCTCGCTTTGCCGCGGTAATCTCGAACAATTCAGGCTGTGGTGGGGCGGCATTGTCGCGACGTCGCTTCGGTGAATCGGTCAAACGGATCAACACGTCGTTTCCCCATTGGTTTTGCGATAACTTTGTAAAGTACAACCATAACGAGGACGCCTGCCCGGTTGATCAGCACGAGCTGATCGCGTTGATTGCGCCGCGACCTTGCTTGGTTTGCAGTGCGGAAGAAGATCGATGGGCCGATCCACACGGCGAATTTCTCTCGGCTCACTATGCTAGTCCGGTGTACGAACTGTTGGGCGTTGAAGGATTGACCGCAGAAGAGATGCCGAAGGTCGACGAGCCGGTGCTAAGTCGCTTGGGTTACGTGATTCGACCCGGTAAGCATGATGTTCTCGTTTCCGATTGGCAGCGTTACATGCAGTTCGCTGACGCCCACGTCATGGGGAAGGGCAAGTAA
- a CDS encoding P-II family nitrogen regulator: MKLIVAVIQPTKLDSVRTALAETAVERLTVFDAEGYGRQRGQTATFRGIEYQTNLLRKVIIEVAVNDDFLERTLSIIENVARTGQEGNIGDGKILVLPIEQVVQIGGKERGPSAV; the protein is encoded by the coding sequence GTGAAACTGATTGTCGCCGTCATTCAGCCCACCAAGTTAGACAGTGTTCGGACCGCTTTGGCCGAAACCGCAGTCGAACGCCTGACGGTTTTCGATGCCGAAGGTTACGGTCGGCAGCGTGGGCAAACGGCCACGTTTCGTGGGATTGAGTACCAAACAAATCTGCTGCGGAAGGTGATTATCGAAGTCGCGGTGAATGATGACTTCCTTGAACGGACGCTGTCCATCATCGAGAATGTGGCCCGCACCGGTCAGGAAGGGAACATCGGCGACGGGAAGATCTTAGTCTTACCGATCGAGCAGGTCGTTCAAATTGGGGGCAAGGAACGCGGTCCGTCCGCCGTTTGA